DNA sequence from the Candidatus Poribacteria bacterium genome:
CTGCTCATCCCCTCGGCGAATCCGGACGGTTTGAACATCGTAGTGGATTGGTATAATCACACCGTCGGCACCCCTTATGAAGGATCGGAAATCCCGTGGTTGTATCACAAATATACGGGGCACGATAACAATCGCGATTGGTTTATGTTGACACAGATAGAGACGCAGATATTGACGCAGGTGCTTTATGAGGAGTGGTTCCCAGAGGTTGTCTACGATGTGCATGAGATGAGTTATCGCGGACCGCGGTTCGTGATACCACCGTATTTTGAGCCGGTCAACCCGAACATTCCACCACTGTTACAACGGACGCTTTCGCTTATCGGTGCCCAACTCGCTTTCGATTTGACGAGCGACGGGTTTACGGGTGTACTTTCGAGTGCTGTTTACGACACATGGTGGCACGGCGGGTTTCGGACGGTGCCGTATCGCCACAACATGGTAGGTATTTTGACGGAAGCGGCGCGCGTGGAGATAGCGACCCCAATTTTCCAACCCCATCACACTTTAAAAGGCTACCGACGCGGGCTTGATAAATATACACTCCGCACAAACTTTCCTGAACCGTGGCCCGGAGGTTGGTGGCGACTGCGAAACATCGTAGAATATGAGAAAGCCGCGGCATTGTCAATTCTCTCCTTCGCCGCGGAGCATCGGGTAACGCTGAAAACAAACTTTTACAAGATGGGACTCAACGCCATAGCAAAAGGGAAAGATGAACCGCCACGTGCGTTCCTGATCCCAGCCCAACAACGCGACATCCACACAACGCTCAAAATGTTGGATATTTTACGACGCGGCGGGGTGGAGATTCATCAAGCAAACGCGCCGTTTATCGCTGACGGCGTAGAATATCCCACCGACACCTATGTTGTTTCAATGTCCCAACCGTTTCGAGCACACGCGAAGGATCTACTCGAGGTGCAACGCTATCCGGAACGCCGTCTTTCGCCAGAATCACCGCCCGAACGTCCTTACGATATAGCGGGTTGGACACTGCCCTTACAGATGGGAGTGAGAACAATCGCTGTGGTGCATCCCTTTGAGGCAGATTTAACGAAACTTTCAACACTATCACAAGTGGAAGGCACGTTAGAGGGTGCCTCTGAACCGACCGGTTATCTATTTGAGAATCGAACGAACATTGAAGGGATTGTTCTCAATCGTCTGTTTAAAGCGAGACTGGCAGATAGCAGTCCGAGATACACACTCTATTCAGCACAACGGGACATAGAACTCGCTGGTAAAACATTTCCACGCGGATCTATCCTGATTAGAACGGCAAAACCGCCACTACAAGAGATCGAGGAGATACGAGCCCTCGCATCGGAATTCGGTATCCATATCCACGCCGATGCGTCTATCGACGAAAACACGGTCAGCCAAAAATTCTTAAGAGTAAACGCCCCGCGCCTCGGTTTGTATAAACCGTGGACAGCAAACATGGATGAAGGTTGGACGCGCTGGGTTTTGGACACACACGAGTTCGATTACAGCAACCTTACGAATGCGGAAATGCGGGCCGGGGATTTGGCGGCGCGCTATGATGCTATCATTTTGCCGGATTTCGGTGCTTCCGGTATCCTTAACGGGCATTCAACAGGGAAACTGCCGCCGGAGTATGTCGGTGGAATCGGCACGGAAGGATTGGCGAATTTACGAGCGTTCGTGGAGGATGGCGGCACGCTTATCTGCTTGAATCGTGCGTCAGAACTCCCTTTAAAATACTTCGGGCTTGGTGAGAAAGGCATTGTGAACGTGGTCGAGAAAGAGAATCAACCGAAAGAAAATGCGTTTTTCTGTCCCGGCTCATTGCTACGGGTTCGCATAGACACGAAGCATCCTATTGGACATGGGATGGACGCAGAGATGGCTATCTTCTTTAAATCGGGACCGGTCTTTGAAGCAGGACGCGGTGGCGGAAACGTTGTAGCGACATATCCTGAGTTCAATCCTTTAATGAGCGGTTGGCTCGAAGGCGAGAAACGGATTCGTCAGAAAGCAGCACTTCTGGAAGTCCCTTTGGGCGATGGGCACGTGATTCTTTTCGGTTTCAAACCCCAACACCGAGGACAATCTCAGGGGACCTTTAAACTGCTTTTCAATGCGATTTTTTACAGCGCACAAAACTGAAAGGCAGATAGGAGTGAATTTTCCCCTTGTTAAAAAAGATCAAATGGATTAAAATTAATTTGATATAAACATCAAGCAATATCAACCATGTTGCTTTCATACAAGCAAAACAAGGAAGGCAAAATGGCAGAAACACAACGGAATCAACCAAAACCAAAATTGCTATCCGCTCAACACACTCTCTTAACAGCCGAAGACCTGTGGAAACAGTCGGATGATGGATATCGGTATGAATTGGTGAAAGGAGTAATGCGTAGAATGCCACCAGCCGGGTTTGAACACGGGATCCGATCGGCTAAAATTGGAAGACATCTCGATGCTCACGTTGAACGACATAAATTAGGCTATGTTTGTGGTGCCGAAACAGGATTTAAGATCGCCCAAAATCCAGATACTGTGCGTGCACCAGATGCAGCGTTTGTGCGTCAAGCCACAATTGATGAACGGGGTATTTCAAAGGGATACTGGGAAGGTGCCCCCGATCTTGCGGTTGAAGTCATCTCTCCAGGCGATACCTACACTGAAGTCGCAGAAAAGGTGGATGAATGGTTAAATGCCGGGTGTGCAATGGTGTGGGTTGTGAATCCACGTCGAGAAACCGTAGAAGTGTACCGATCTCCTAAGAATATGACCGTTTTGCGTGGAGATGACATGCTTGAGGGGGGCGATGTGATTGAAGGGTTTCAGTGTCGCGTTCGGGATCTATTTGTGTGAAATAGGATCGCTTATTTCGTGGCAGATTTGGATTTTAGAGTAGGTTCGTAGGAGGGCAAGTGCTACGTCTGACTGAGGTCATCCTTCGAGTCGCTAGTTTCTTGTCTGTAAGTGTCGAGCTTCCGGTGGAGTGTTCGGACCCCGATGTCAAGAATCTTCGCCGCTTCCGTTTTATTGCCCCCGACTTCTGTGAGGGTCTTTTGGATAGCCGCCCGTTCAATTTCTGCCATTGTCATACCGACCCTGCCGATGATCTCCTCATCGTCCAGCACAGGTAGATACTCGCTCTGCCCGTGTGAACTGTCTGGTGAAACAAGCGGTACTTTTGAAGGTTGGCTTGCAAGCGTCGCCAAGATTCCGTTCTGTGCCCGATTCTCAAGCACTTTGGCTATCGTTGACAGGATTTCCAACGCTTTTTTGAGAACGTCCGCCGCGTCGTCTGTTTCGCTAATTTGCATCCAACTGGTATCTTCATCTGGAATCAGAAACGGCATCTTATCGCTCGCGGTAGCGGTTGGCTCAAGAAGACGGATCGCAGAGAGAATTAGCCCCAAGATCGTCTTGTAAATCGCTAAGTTTTCTGCTGCGATTGCACTACTGGAAGTATCAACAACCTGTAAGGAACTCCCCGGCACATTGAGAAGTTCAGTTTCTTCATTGGGAGCGTCAATCACCTGCGTAGGTACGAGTTGCGTCCCAGAGGCTTGCACGGGAAGTAAAGCACCCTGCTCAGATTCCGAATCCAAGGGAAAATCTTTAAGTTGCAGTTCTTCAGTGGTGGAGAGAATAATAGCGGTTTCTACGGCATTCCTAAGTTCACGAACGTTGCCGTGCCAGTCAGCATTTCGGAGATAATTGAGTGCTTCTTGGGTTATGCCGGTAATGGGTTTACTGTGTTCTGTGCTTAATTCAGATATGAAAGCGGAGACGAAAAGCGGGATATCCTCGCGCCGATCGCGCAAGGGTGGAATCTGGATACGAAAGAGGTTCAATC
Encoded proteins:
- a CDS encoding peptidase M14, with the protein product MKNSGFFSANFLPPFYQESGLQAPPTMDSQKTDTIPLWRIHSVLVIIICVALLQKPVHAQLMSPEEALGFQVGSDYQVAGWQTVSDYMRHVAANSDRVLLEKLGKTTENNDLLMLLISAPENLENLAHHQQIQRRLALPSVPINEDSAAELAALAAEGKAVVLINCNLHSTEIASSQMSMELAHQFATTEAPQIKEILENVIILLIPSANPDGLNIVVDWYNHTVGTPYEGSEIPWLYHKYTGHDNNRDWFMLTQIETQILTQVLYEEWFPEVVYDVHEMSYRGPRFVIPPYFEPVNPNIPPLLQRTLSLIGAQLAFDLTSDGFTGVLSSAVYDTWWHGGFRTVPYRHNMVGILTEAARVEIATPIFQPHHTLKGYRRGLDKYTLRTNFPEPWPGGWWRLRNIVEYEKAAALSILSFAAEHRVTLKTNFYKMGLNAIAKGKDEPPRAFLIPAQQRDIHTTLKMLDILRRGGVEIHQANAPFIADGVEYPTDTYVVSMSQPFRAHAKDLLEVQRYPERRLSPESPPERPYDIAGWTLPLQMGVRTIAVVHPFEADLTKLSTLSQVEGTLEGASEPTGYLFENRTNIEGIVLNRLFKARLADSSPRYTLYSAQRDIELAGKTFPRGSILIRTAKPPLQEIEEIRALASEFGIHIHADASIDENTVSQKFLRVNAPRLGLYKPWTANMDEGWTRWVLDTHEFDYSNLTNAEMRAGDLAARYDAIILPDFGASGILNGHSTGKLPPEYVGGIGTEGLANLRAFVEDGGTLICLNRASELPLKYFGLGEKGIVNVVEKENQPKENAFFCPGSLLRVRIDTKHPIGHGMDAEMAIFFKSGPVFEAGRGGGNVVATYPEFNPLMSGWLEGEKRIRQKAALLEVPLGDGHVILFGFKPQHRGQSQGTFKLLFNAIFYSAQN
- a CDS encoding Uma2 family endonuclease, whose product is MAETQRNQPKPKLLSAQHTLLTAEDLWKQSDDGYRYELVKGVMRRMPPAGFEHGIRSAKIGRHLDAHVERHKLGYVCGAETGFKIAQNPDTVRAPDAAFVRQATIDERGISKGYWEGAPDLAVEVISPGDTYTEVAEKVDEWLNAGCAMVWVVNPRRETVEVYRSPKNMTVLRGDDMLEGGDVIEGFQCRVRDLFV
- a CDS encoding sigma 54-interacting transcriptional regulator, with the translated sequence MNLPAPVTNDNSRRIIGESAPMQMVLRQVAQVAPTKATVLITGETGVGKDVIAQAIHASGPRKTRPFKAVNCGAFYQDLLQSELFGHERGAFTGATSQRRGVFEQADGGTLFLDEVGEMSPEVQVKFLRILETQEFTRLGGEKNIKVDVRIIAATNIDLATSVRQKKFRQDLYYRLNLFRIQIPPLRDRREDIPLFVSAFISELSTEHSKPITGITQEALNYLRNADWHGNVRELRNAVETAIILSTTEELQLKDFPLDSESEQGALLPVQASGTQLVPTQVIDAPNEETELLNVPGSSLQVVDTSSSAIAAENLAIYKTILGLILSAIRLLEPTATASDKMPFLIPDEDTSWMQISETDDAADVLKKALEILSTIAKVLENRAQNGILATLASQPSKVPLVSPDSSHGQSEYLPVLDDEEIIGRVGMTMAEIERAAIQKTLTEVGGNKTEAAKILDIGVRTLHRKLDTYRQETSDSKDDLSQT